The following proteins are encoded in a genomic region of Drosophila willistoni isolate 14030-0811.24 chromosome 3R, UCI_dwil_1.1, whole genome shotgun sequence:
- the LOC111519362 gene encoding synaptic vesicle glycoprotein 2B-like isoform X1 has product MAPVDIEDVWDMLGFGRMQLAIFFTCCVLQMYVSNEQLGLSVILVAGAGELKIDNERMGWLIACVFFAQVIFGHYFGYMTDKIGRLKVLFRTLIMTILSSFLSAFMPEYWSFLVLRFIVGVFITGLAVTLLTYLSEFCSLALRPKVHNFVSYSIGVSMIYVPLAALSLMYLNVHVHVWENYEITNWRVLILINLLPGILGVCLLYRLPESPKFYLSINKHEEAMVVLEKCCSVNKGKNVTLASLGVDKVTQSRLRDSQIEHNAFTSLWYDTVPLFKGEYLRYMILTSITTYILFGAGFGLTIWILRIRFISQQIVGNMILCDLLDHAQNSNITLSECNINLDSMIVSILHGCTTLTVLIIITVLFLFLKRRTILLIFTLLGAFVGCLLNVVELDAVIIAVFIMFVVLPLCCLRLVISILIDLIPTHLRAKGVAVIFMVGRIGVMSSSLFVGYTLKVCCMSTFNTFVLALLIAALMIYLLPTENYVKNRENKKS; this is encoded by the exons ATGGCGCCCGTCGACATAGAAGATGTTTGGGATATGCTGG GTTTTGGTCGCATGCAGCTGGCCATCTTCTTTACCTGCTGCGTACTGCAAATGTATGTTAGCAACGAGCAACTTGGCTTGTCCGTTATCCTGGTGGCAGGTGCCGGTGAACTAAAGATAGATAATGAACGGATGGGTTGGCTGATAGCATGTGTATTCTTTGCCCAGGTTATATTTGGTCATTATTTCGGTTATATGACAGATAAAATTGGCAGACTCAAAGTTCTGTTCAGAACATTGATAATGACTATATTGAGCTCATTTTTATCGGCTTTTATGCCAGAGTATTGGTCATTTTTAGTACTCCGATTCATAGTGGGAGTTTT CATAACTGGTCTTGCAGTAACCTTGCTGACCTATTTAAGTGAGTTCTGTAGTCTTGCGTTGCGTCCAAAAGTGCATAATTTCGTCAGCTATTCAATAGGAGTGAGCATGATCTATGTGCCAC ttgCCGCATTAAGTTTGATGTACTTAaatgtacatgtacatgtatggGAGAATTATGAAATAACAAATTGGCGTGTACTGATCTTGATCAATCTTTTACCTGGCATCCTTGGAGTCTGCCTACTTTATCGACTGCCTGAAAGTCCTAAGTTTTATTTATCAATCAACAAGCATGAAGAGGCCATGGTAGTCTTGGAAAAATGTTGTAGCGTCAATAAGGGCAAAAACGTAACTTTGGCCAGCCTGGGAGTGGATAAGGTCACACAGTCGCGTTTACGGGATTCTCAAATAGAGCACAA TGCGTTTACGAGTCTTTGGTATGATACTGTGCCTCTATTTAAAGGGGAATATCTACGTTATATGATCCTAACATCGATTACCACTTATATTTTGTTTGGAGC AGGTTTCGGTTTGACTATATGGATATTACGCATACGTTTTATATCGCAGCAAATTGTTGGTAATATGATATTATGCGATCTTCTGGACCATGCCCAAAACTCCAACATAACATTGAGTGAA tgtAACATAAACCTTGATAGTATGATAGTCTCCATATTGCATGGTTGTACAACTTTGACGGTGCTCATTATAATAACCGTTTTATTCCTGTTTTTAAAACGACGAACCATATTGCTGATCTTTACGCTTCTGGGAGCCTTTGTCGGTTGTTTATTGAATGTCGTTGAGTTGGATGCCGTAATCATTGCCGTTTTTATAATGTTCGTTGTGCTACCCCTGTGTTGCTTAAGGTTGGTTATATCAATTCTTATTGATCTTATACCAACACATTTAAG AGCTAAAGGCGTTGCTGTAATTTTTATGGTTGGTCGTATTGGAGTCATGTCATCTAGTTTATTTGTGGGCTATACCTTAAAAGTCTGTTGTATGAGTACCTTCAATACCTTCGTTTTGGCCCTGTTAA TTGCTGCTCTAATGATCTATCTTCTGCCCACAgaaaattatgttaaaaatcGTGAAAACAAGAAATCATAA
- the LOC111519362 gene encoding synaptic vesicle glycoprotein 2C-like isoform X2, translating to MAPVDIEDVWDMLGFGRMQLAIFFTCCVLQMYVSNEQLGLSVILVAGAGELKIDNERMGWLIACVFFAQVIFGHYFGYMTDKIGRLKVLFRTLIMTILSSFLSAFMPEYWSFLVLRFIVGVFITGLAVTLLTYLSEFCSLALRPKVHNFVSYSIGVSMIYVPLAALSLMYLNVHVHVWENYEITNWRVLILINLLPGILGVCLLYRLPESPKFYLSINKHEEAMVVLEKCCSVNKGKNVTLASLGVDKVTQSRLRDSQIEHK from the exons ATGGCGCCCGTCGACATAGAAGATGTTTGGGATATGCTGG GTTTTGGTCGCATGCAGCTGGCCATCTTCTTTACCTGCTGCGTACTGCAAATGTATGTTAGCAACGAGCAACTTGGCTTGTCCGTTATCCTGGTGGCAGGTGCCGGTGAACTAAAGATAGATAATGAACGGATGGGTTGGCTGATAGCATGTGTATTCTTTGCCCAGGTTATATTTGGTCATTATTTCGGTTATATGACAGATAAAATTGGCAGACTCAAAGTTCTGTTCAGAACATTGATAATGACTATATTGAGCTCATTTTTATCGGCTTTTATGCCAGAGTATTGGTCATTTTTAGTACTCCGATTCATAGTGGGAGTTTT CATAACTGGTCTTGCAGTAACCTTGCTGACCTATTTAAGTGAGTTCTGTAGTCTTGCGTTGCGTCCAAAAGTGCATAATTTCGTCAGCTATTCAATAGGAGTGAGCATGATCTATGTGCCAC ttgCCGCATTAAGTTTGATGTACTTAaatgtacatgtacatgtatggGAGAATTATGAAATAACAAATTGGCGTGTACTGATCTTGATCAATCTTTTACCTGGCATCCTTGGAGTCTGCCTACTTTATCGACTGCCTGAAAGTCCTAAGTTTTATTTATCAATCAACAAGCATGAAGAGGCCATGGTAGTCTTGGAAAAATGTTGTAGCGTCAATAAGGGCAAAAACGTAACTTTGGCCAGCCTGGGAGTGGATAAGGTCACACAGTCGCGTTTACGGGATTCTCAAATAGAGCACAAGTAA
- the LOC111519362 gene encoding synaptic vesicle glycoprotein 2C-like isoform X3, with product MAPVDIEDVWDMLGFGRMQLAIFFTCCVLQMYVSNEQLGLSVILVAGAGELKIDNERMGWLIACVFFAQVIFGHYFGYMTDKIGRLKVLFRTLIMTILSSFLSAFMPEYWSFLVLRFIVGVFITGLAVTLLTYLSEFCSLALRPKVHNFVSYSIGVSMIYVPLAALSLMYLNVHVHVWENYEITNWRVLILINLLPGILGVCLLYRLPESPKFYLSINKHEEAMVVLEKCCSVNKGKNVTLASLGVDKVTQSRLRDSQIEHN from the exons ATGGCGCCCGTCGACATAGAAGATGTTTGGGATATGCTGG GTTTTGGTCGCATGCAGCTGGCCATCTTCTTTACCTGCTGCGTACTGCAAATGTATGTTAGCAACGAGCAACTTGGCTTGTCCGTTATCCTGGTGGCAGGTGCCGGTGAACTAAAGATAGATAATGAACGGATGGGTTGGCTGATAGCATGTGTATTCTTTGCCCAGGTTATATTTGGTCATTATTTCGGTTATATGACAGATAAAATTGGCAGACTCAAAGTTCTGTTCAGAACATTGATAATGACTATATTGAGCTCATTTTTATCGGCTTTTATGCCAGAGTATTGGTCATTTTTAGTACTCCGATTCATAGTGGGAGTTTT CATAACTGGTCTTGCAGTAACCTTGCTGACCTATTTAAGTGAGTTCTGTAGTCTTGCGTTGCGTCCAAAAGTGCATAATTTCGTCAGCTATTCAATAGGAGTGAGCATGATCTATGTGCCAC ttgCCGCATTAAGTTTGATGTACTTAaatgtacatgtacatgtatggGAGAATTATGAAATAACAAATTGGCGTGTACTGATCTTGATCAATCTTTTACCTGGCATCCTTGGAGTCTGCCTACTTTATCGACTGCCTGAAAGTCCTAAGTTTTATTTATCAATCAACAAGCATGAAGAGGCCATGGTAGTCTTGGAAAAATGTTGTAGCGTCAATAAGGGCAAAAACGTAACTTTGGCCAGCCTGGGAGTGGATAAGGTCACACAGTCGCGTTTACGGGATTCTCAAATAGAGCACAA ttaa